The following nucleotide sequence is from Aneurinibacillus soli.
CGAGATACTTCAAATAATGACCGAGTGAATTTTGGAAGCTGCGTACAGGCTCGGCAATGTTGTCGGTTTTTAGCTCATGAAAAAACTGGCTTACATACATGTACAATTCCTGCTTCTGCGTCAATCCAAGCGAATTAACCACAACTGCACCAAAGCCAAGCCCCATCACAAACAGCACGGTCGTAAACAAATAAAGCGATGAATGTTCGCGCAAGTTTTGCTGGAATGTTTGTCCCCATTTACCACGTGCCATCGGACTTCTCCCCTCTGTTTATCTTACCGTCATATATATGACGGACAGGGAAGAAATATGTGCAACTATTATGTGCGTGATTCGAGTTTCCAGGCGTATACAGCCATTATGGTCTTCGCGTCACAAATCTCCCCACTCTCGATCAGCTGCTGCGCTTCTTCGACCGTGATGTGCATAAGCTCAACGAATTCATCCTCATCCGGTTTCGCTTCTCCTGCTATCAGGCCATCTGTGCGGTACAGGTGAATGATCTCATCTGCAAAGCCCGGTGATGTATAACATGATGCAACATGCTGCATCGTACGTGTCGTATAGCCCGTCTCTTCTTCCAGCTCCCGATGTGCACATACAACAGGCTCCTCACCCGGTTCGAGCTTTCCAGCTGGAATCTCCACAATGGTACGCCCGAGCGGCTTGCGGAACTGGCGCACAACGACTAGGCGGTTGTCGTCTGTAATGGCCATTACCGCAACTGCGCCCGGATGGGTCACAATTTCACGAGACGCTGTTTTTCCATTCGGGAGCTCCACCTGATCCACCTTCAATGTAATCACTTTTCCTTCGTAAATCGTTTGACTGCTAATTGTTTTCTCATTCATCTTCTAGCCTCATTTCCGATAAATAGTGTGCATTCTCCTGTTTATTGAACCATAGCGGGGAAGAGAAATCCATTGCCCGAAGAAAGCAGGCCGCATAATACATATGTGCAAAAAACAGACCGTCTTCCTCCACACCTCGATTCATCGTTATAAGCGGAATCTCGTAATCGGCTGTAAGCTCCTCCCACCTTTCTGCCGGAAGTGTCTCATGTAAAATAACCGTATGATACACAGACTGCTCTCCCCATTCATCTACTAACTCCTGCGTCGTATTGATGACTAACGGCGTTTCTCGTAAAAAACGTAACACCGTTTGTGTATGATGGCTGATCCCTTGATGCCGTGTACGCTTATCGGCTTTACTTACGCGCGGAAGCAAAATCGGAATGCCTCCGAGACTTCGTACCGCTTGCACAATTGCGATCTGTTCCATGCCGCTAAAGCCAAATGGTGTCGCTGTCCCGACCGTTCCCGGTCCGGGCGCCACAATCACTACGTCCGCCTGCCACACAAGTCTCGCGGCAGCCAGTGCTGTGTATAAATTCACGCATTCGCTGTCTCCGCCAAAACCGTGCCCGTATGTAATCGCTGCACATAATCGTCCAGATTGTCGTAGCGCTCGTACATGCTGACTGAGCGCAAGCGGTTGCGCCCCCCCTTCACTCATAATATACACAAGTCGATACGGACTTCTCCCCTTACTGTTATGCAAAGCCAGTGCAAAGGCCGGCAGCATACTGTGCAACTCCCCAACCACAACCGGCATTCCTTTCAGTACGTCTTCCTCTACTGCGGCAAACTGTGCATGATGCGGACTATCCGGCTCTTCTGCCGCCAGGACCGCATGCTGAAACGGTGTATAACGCCCTTTCATAATATGCCCACTCTGCCGATGCGCCTGCTGTAGTGGTGTACCGATATCCTTCTCATCAGACCGCGCTGCGACGAAATGATACCCACCACTTCCAAGACCCAGCGTAACAGCTGTCGTATTTAGCAGTACCTGCTCTCCTTCCTCTACCTCTCCAAGCCATTGCGGGTAATGCAGCGCACGCGCTTCTTCCCCCTCAATCTCTACCTTGATTTCCTGCATAGCTTTCTCGGTTCGTACAATGCGCAGTACTGTTCCGTATGCCCATGTGATCATCTTTTTTGCCCCCCTTTCAGTAAGGAGGTTATGCAGGCTTTTGGTGAAAAAGCACGCTTCCTGTTATCTCAAGACCTAGCTTTCGTGGAATCGACAAGGTTTGGTGGGGGAGGAAAGAAGAGGGATAAGCCGTTCGCTTTGTTACGCTTACAGAGAAGTAAGAACTGTCCGCTCCGGGAGATCAGCGAACTCGCCCGCAAAAGAGGTCCCTCGATGTAGACTCACGGAAGGATTGCGGGCAAAGGCCCGTTCGCCGCTCTCCCTCCGCTGAGTGATCGCGTAAAGGCGCTCTCTTGCCCATCCCTCTTCTCCCCTCCCAACACAGCTTTGATTCAGAAAAGCTTGCTTGACGTAAGGGCTGATTTATCTGATAGTTCAGAGGCTTTCCCGAAAAGAGCTGGACATTGTTTTTAGCTATGCAACGAAGCCTAACAACAAAATTTTTGCTTAATGGTTGTCTGCCAAATTGGTTAGGAGCGGAGAAGGAAGTCGCTATGGAACGTCTTTACGCAGCTACCTAGCGGAAGGGGGTAGGCGAACGGGCTTTTGCCCACAATGCTTCTGTGAATAAGCTTCCTCGCTCCTCGTTTGTGGGCGAGTTTGCCTGCCGCCTGGAGCGGTCAGTCTCCGCTTCACCGTAAGCGTAACCAAGTGACAAAGCGACTTCCATCTCCGCTCCTCCACCACACTCTGGATAGAACCAATAACCAAAAAAAGATGCCTCGATCATTCGAGACATCTCCCACATATAGCAATTATTCAGCCACTGCTTCTTTACAAAGCGCCACCACAAGCTCGGCTGTTTTCACAAGCTCTTCTACCGGAATTTTTTCTTTCGTTGTATGAATATCTTCGTACCCAATCGCCAAATTCGCAGTTGGAATGCCGTGCCCGGATAGTACATTCGCATCGCTTCCGCCGCCGCTTGCAAGCAGGCGTGGTTTACGTCCGACCGCCTTTACGCCGGCGATCGCTTTCTGCACGACTTGATCTGCTTCCGAGAACTTGAAGCCGGGATATGCGATCTCGATGTCGACTTCCGCACGCGCACCGAATTCCGCTGCCGTCTCTTCAAACGCCCGCTTCATTTTTTCAAGCTGAGCGTCCAGCTTCTCCTTCACAAGACTGCGTGCTTCCGCATGCACCATCGCTTTCTCACATACAACGTTTGTCGGACCGACGCCTTCAAAGCTGCCGATATTGGCTGTTGTCTCACTGTCTACGCGACCAAGCGGCATGCGGGAAATTGCCTTGCTCGCCACTTGGATAGCACTGATCCCTGCTTCCGGATTCACACCGGCATGCGCAGAGCGACCGTGGATGACAGCTGTGATTTTCGCCTGGTTCGGGGCAGCAATAATGATATCGCCCACCTTGCCATTACTGTCAAGCGAAAAGCCGTACTTCGCCTCCAGAAGAGACGGATCGAATACTTTTACGCCCTGCAAGCCAGACTCTTCCCCGACAGTAATCAAAAATTGAATGGTTGCATGTGGTGTACTCGTTTCTTTGAGCACACGCAATGCTTCAAACATCGCCGCAATCCCGGCTTTATCGTCACTGCCGAGGATCGTTGTGCCGTCAGATACAATGTATCCATCCTTAATGTCCGGTTTAATCCCCTTGCCCGGCACAACCGTATCCATATGGCATGTAAAATAAATCGTTGTACCATCCACAGTTCCCGGAAGTGTTGCTACAATGTTACCGGCTTCATGATCGGTCTTGGATGCCGCGTCATCTTCTACGACCGTAAGGCCAAGCTCTGAAAATTTCGCTTTCAGTACATCGCAAATCATCCGTTCATGCTTCGTTTCACTATCTACTTGAACAAGTTCTATAAATTCAGTCACAATCCGGTCTTGCTGTACCATAAAAAACACCCTCCTGTTGTATAAAAAACACGTACAAACTACGGTGTTCATTATACACAACAAGGGAGGGTGTTTCCACTAATTACATATCGCTATCTTGGGGTACGACGCATGCGAGCAAGTCGTTCGGCTCCTGCGTCGCGTGCCGGAGCTGTACGCATATACAGCTGATTGTTCGCACGATTGTGCACAACCTTGCGTGTATTCATCAGCGCATGACGACCAGCCTGCTTCCAGCTCAGCGTCCCGGTATCTTCTGTCGAAAAAGTCTGGCTACCTTCATCCACTAGCTGCGTGGTAGCCGTATCTTCTACAGCTACTGCAGCCTCCATAACCGCTACTGCTTCGCGTTCAAGTGTCTGATTCATGCTGTCCTACTCCTTACAACGGAATATTTCCGTGTTTTTTCGCCGGACGCATTTCCCGCTTGTTGCGCAGCATTTCCAGTGCTTCCTGGAGCTTCTGGCGCGTTTCACGCGGGTCGATAACATCGTCAACCATACCGCGACGTGCTGCCACATACGGATTTGAAAACTGGTCACGGTATTCCGCGATTTTTGCCTGGCGTGTTTCCGCCGGGTTCTCGCTGTTTTCGATCTCGCGTGCGAAGATGATGTTTGCCGCACCTTCCGCACCCATTACCGCGATTTCCGCATTCGGCCATGCGTATACAATGTCCGCACCGATCGCTTTCGAGTTCAGGGCTACATACGCGCCACCAAATGCTTTGCGAAGAATAACGGTAATCTTCGGAACGGTTGCCTCGGAGTACGCGTACAGAATTTTCGCGCCGTGACGGATGATACCGCCGTGCTCCTGGTTGATACCCGGGAAGAAGCCCGATACGTCTTCAAATGTGATGAGCGGAATGTTGAACGCATCACAGAAGCGGATAAAACGAGACAGCTTATCGGACGAGTTAATGTCAAGTCCACCCGCCATGAATTTCGGTTGGTTCGCAATCAGGCCAACGGAATGACCGTCGATGCGACCAAAGCCGATCACGATGTTTTTCGCGAAATCCGGCTGAATTTCCATGAAATCACCGTTATCGACAATACGCTCAATTACTTTGCGTACATCGTATACTTTCGTAGTGGCAATCGGCACGATCTCAGCAAGCTCGTCATCCCAGCCATCATTTTTCTTGCGCTCATACGGCACAGCCGGTGCGTCTTCCATGTTATTTTGTGGCAGGAAGCTAAGCAGACGACGGATCTCGTCGAGCATTTCTGACTCGGATGGAGAGGTCAGGTGCGCATTCCCGCTAATTGAGGCGTGTACTTTCGCGCCGCCAAGGTTTTCAGATGAAATCTTCTCACCGGTTACAGCTTCGATTACTTTTGGTCCGGTAATGAACATCTGGCTTGTTTTCTCTACCATGCAGACGAAGTCAGTGATTGCCGGAGAATATACGGCACCGCCCGCACACGGTCCCATAATCACAGAGATTTGCGGGATGACACCGGAATAAACGGAGTTACGATAGAACACGTGACCATAACCGTCAAGTGATTCTACACCTTCCTGAATACGCGCGCCGCCCGAATCATTCAAGCCGATCATTGGGGCACCGTTTTTCGCAGCGAGGTCCATTACTTTGGCAATCTTCTGCGCGTGCATTTCTCCAAGTGCACCGCCGAATACTGTGAAGTCTTGCGAGAAGATGAATACGAGGCGACCGTTTACTTTACCGTATCCGGTTACAACCCCTTCACCTGGGCCTTCCATTTTTTCCATACCAAAATTTGTTGTACGGTGCTCGATAAACGGATTCAGTTCCACGAAGGTGTCACGGTCGAGAAAAAGATCAATCCGCTCCCGTGCAGTCAGCTTGCCTCGGTTGTGCTGGGCATCAATTCGCTTATCACCGCCGCCAAGTTCGACTTTGCGGCGTCGTTCGTACATCTCATCAATTTTTTCGTACATCGTGCTCATAGTGTAAGGATCCTCCTATCCAAATGCAGTCTCTATTTATATACGTAGCGGAAAAAGGCGGACTAGAATCCGCCTCCTACCCTTGTTATTCCATGTTTAGTGTTTGTCCGCATGTCCTTCCAACGGAGCAGAATCTGCCTTCTCACACAGCTCAAGCAGAACACCGCCTGTTGCTTTCGGGTGCAGGAATGCGACCATGTTGTTGTGCGCACCGAGCTTCGGCGTTTCAGTAATCAGTTTTACGCCCGCTTCTTTCAACGTAGCAAGACGCTCCTTCTGGTTGTCCACTTTGAGCGCAACGTGGTGAATTCCTTCGCCCTTCTTCTCGATAAACTTCGCAATCGCACTCTCCGGGCTTGTCGGCTCAAGAAGCTCAATGTGCGATTCTCCGATTTCGAGGAACGCCACGCGAACCTTTTCGCTTTCAACTGTTTCAAAACCAGTCAGTTTCAGGCCAAGCACTTGTGTATAGAACTTCAACGATTCATCGATGCTTTTTACAGCAATACCGATGTGCTCGATCTTTTGCGGGGATGACATGAGCGGTTCTGTGCCTGCTTCCGCTACACCAAGCTTGTGACGAATAAAGTCTGCTGCATCGCTTGTGTTTGTTCCCGGTGTAAAGACGTGTGCCACGCCACTCTCTTCGAGGAATGGAATATCCTCATCCGGAATAACACCGCCGCCGATAACAAGAATATCGTCCGCACCTTGCTCCTTGAGCAGGCGGATTACTTCCGGGAACAGCTCATTATGCGCGCCAGACAGGCAGGACAAGCCGATTACACTTACGTCCTCCTGAATCGCACTTGCTACGATCTGCGCCGGTGTCTGACGCAGGCCCGTGTAGATTACTTCCATACCCTCATCACGCAGCGCCTGGGCAATAACCAGCGCGCCACGGTCGTGTCCATCCAGACCTGGTTTAGCTACTAATACGCGAATTTTCTTCTCCATCTGTCTTGTTCCTCCCCGTTATACAGCCCGGTACTCGCCGAATTCTTCACGAAGCACACCACAAATCTCGCCGATTGTCGCGTATACGCGCACCGCATCGAGAATAAGTGGCATCAGGTTGTCTGTACCTTGTGCACCAGTGCGAAGCGCTTCGAGCGCTGCCTGCACTTTGTCGTTGTCCCGGCGTGCACGCAGCTCTTCTAATTTGGCACGCTGTACTTTGCCGAGGCTTGGGTCTACGCGAAGCAGTTCCGGCTGCTTCTCGCCTTCGATGCGGAACTTGTTCACGCCGACCACAACTTCTTCGCCGCTTTCCACTTGCTTTTGGAACTCATATGCTTTCTCGTGAATTTCACGTTGCATGTAGCCTTGCTCAACGGCTGCAACAGCGCCGCCAATGTCTTCGATCTTTTTCATGTAGTCAAGCACCTGCTGCTCGATCTGGTCTGTCAGGCTTTCCACAAAATACGAACCTGCCAGCGGGTCAACCGTGTCGGTTACACCTGTTTCATATGCAATGATCTGCTGTGTACGCAGAGCAATACGTGCAGATTCTTCAGTCGGAAGCGCAAGTGCTTCGTCACGAGAGTTCGTGTGCAGACTCTGCGTACCGCCAAGAACAGCCGCAAGCGCCTGAACGGTAACACGAACGATATTATTATCCGGCTGCTGCGCTGTCAGTGTCGAACCACCTGTTTGCGTATGCACGCGGAACTGCCATGATTTTGGATTTTTTGCCTGATACTTCTCTTTCATGAGGCGAGACCAGATACGGCGTGCCGCACGGAATTTTGCGATCTCTTCAAAGAAGTTGTTATGGCCATTGAAGAAAAACGACAACTGCGGTGCAAAGTCATCCACACCAAGACCAGCTTGAATAGCCGCTTCTACATAGGCTACTGCATCCGCAAGTGTAAAGGCTACTTCCTGCACAGCCGTCGAACCAGCTTCGCGGATGTGATAGCCGCTGATGCTAATTGTGTTCCACTTCGGAACGTTGTTCGCACAGTATTCAAAAATATCAGTAATCAAACGCATCGACGGCTTTGGTGGGAAGATGTATGTGCCGCGTGCAATGTATTCTTTAAGAATGTCATTCTGAATGGTTCCAGACAGTTTCTCAGACGATACACCTTGTTTCTCACCAACTGCGATATACATCGCAAGTAGGACAGATGCCGGAGCATTGATCGTCATCGACGTACTTACCTTGTCAAGCGGAATCCCGTCCAATAACAGCTCCATGTCTTCGAGTGAATCGATCGCTACGCCTACTTTACCTACCTCTCCGGTAGACATCGCATCATCGGAATCGTAGCCGATCTGTGTTGGCAGGTCGAACGCACAGCTTAAGCCCGTTTGGCCCTGCTCCAGCAAATATTTAAAACGCTTGTTGGTCTCTTCCGCAGAACCGAAGCCCGCATACTGACGCATCGTCCAGAAACGGCCACGGTACATCGTCGGCTGTACCCCCCGTGTGTACGGATACTCACCCGGAAGACCTGATTTCTCCATGTACTCTTCTGTCAACTCATTTGGCAAATAAACCCGATCTACTTCCATGCCGGAAGAATTCGTAAATGTTTCTTTGCGCTCTGGTACTTTAGCAAGGCGTGCTTCTACCTTCTCTCGCCAGCTTTGTAGCGCTTTTTTTCCTTTGTTTTTACCCATGGTTTTCCCTCCTCGCAGAACACTCCGTTATTATGTCTCTCTCTGTAACTCTGGATATGGAACCCTGCAATTGTTCCAATCTTTCTACATATTCGATTCTCGTCCGCAAAATCCTTCTTATTTCGACAATTTTTCTTCAGGAAAAAAGCGGGCATTTTCGCCCGCTTTTTTGTGTTTATCTTTAGTATATACTTGTATCCAAACTGTATGCTTCAAGTTTCTGCTTCACACTTTGCAAGAATCGTCCACAGACAAGGCCATCTAATACACGATGATCAAGCGACAGGCATATATTTACCATATCCCGAATCGCAATCATATCATCAATCACAACTGGACGCTTCACAATGGATTCTATGCTGATGATCGCAGCCTGCGGATAGTTGATGATCGGTGTCGACAATACAGAACCGAATGATCCAGTATTATTTACCGTAAACGTTCCACCTGCCATATCATCCGGTGTCAGCTTGCCAGCACGTGTTTTCGCTGCCAACTCATCGACCGCACGGGCAATGCCGTAAATGCTCTTCTGGTCAGCATCTTTAATAACCGGAACGTACAGCGCATCATCCGTTGCAACTGCAATCGAGATGTTAATATTCTTGCGCAGTACGATATTCTCACCCGCCCATACGGAGTTCATGATCGGATATTCTTTAATCGACTCCACAACTGCTTTGATGAAGAACGGCAGGAACGTGAGATTGAAGCCTTCTTTCGCCTTGAATTCCCCTTTGACGCGGTTGCGCATTTTGACCAGGTTGGTCAAGTCAACTTCCATCATCGTCCATGCGTGCGGTGCCTCGTGTTTGCTCTGCGTCATCCGATTTGCAATCGCACGGCGTACCGGCGTAACCGGGATTTGTGTATCACCCGGATATGACGGCACGGACACAGTCTGCGGACGGGATACCGGAGCAGATGGCTGTGCGACTGGCGGAGCAGACACAGCTGTTGTTTGAACAGATGGCATCTCTTCTTCTGCGGTCTGGGCAGCAATCTGCGGAGATGCTGCAACGGCTCCCGGAGCAGCGGATGCTCCGCCGTTTTCGATGAAGGCAAGCACATCTTTGCGTGTGATGCGCCCCTCGCTTCCAGTTCCACTCACCTGATTCAGGTCAATCCCGTTTTCCTGCGCGAGCCGCATAACAGCCGGAGAATAACGTTTACCCGAGACTTTAGCCGCAGCAGGAGCACCTGCTGCCTGCTGCGGTACAGATGGAGCAGACGCTGTCTGTGCCGCTGGCGAGGTGGATGCCGTCTGCGGTTTTGCTTCCGGCGCCGGAGCGTCCCCTTCCACCTCGATATAGCAGATGAGTGCGCCGACTGCGAGCGTATCCCCTTCTTCGGCGACAAGCTGCGTCACTTTTCCTTCCACAGTCGAAGGAACTTCCGCGTTTACTTTATCGGTTGTCACTTCACAAAGCGGTTCGTATTTTTTTACGTAATCACCCGGTTTCACAAGCCAGCGGGCAATTGTGCCTTCTGTTACGGATTCCCCCAACTGGGGCATGAGTACTTCTGTTGCCATTACACCCACTCCTTCCTAGAATGCTGCCAGCTCGCGCATAGCGGTGGCTACTTTGTCCGGGTTTAACATAAAGAATTTTTCCATCGGCGGGCTGTACGGCATCGCTGGCACATCCGGTCCTGCCAGACGCTGAATTGGTGCGTCAAGATCGAACAGGCAGTGCTCCGCGATTACAGCTGCCACTTCCCCACCGACACCGCCGGATTTGTTATCTTCATGAATAATAAGCACCTTGCCCGTTTTCTTCACGGCTTCCACAATGCCTTCCACGTCAAGCGGATACAACGTGCGCAGGTCCAGAATATGAGCGCTAATTCCTTCTTCCGCCAGCTTCTCGGCTGCCTGCAGCGCAAAATGTAGCGTCAGGCCATAGCTGATTACGGTAATATCCGTTCCTTCCCGCTTCACATCTGACTTGCCGAGCGGAACTACATAATCGGTTTCCGGCACTTCGCCTTTAATCAAACGGTAGCAACGCTTATGTTCAAAGAACAGAACCGGATCCTCATCGCGAATCGCCGCTTTCAGCATGCCCTTCGCATCATACGGTGTGGACGGTGCAACCACTTTCAGGCCCGGCGTGCTTGTAAACAACGCTTCCACACTCTGTGAGTGATACAG
It contains:
- a CDS encoding NUDIX domain-containing protein; this translates as MNEKTISSQTIYEGKVITLKVDQVELPNGKTASREIVTHPGAVAVMAITDDNRLVVVRQFRKPLGRTIVEIPAGKLEPGEEPVVCAHRELEEETGYTTRTMQHVASCYTSPGFADEIIHLYRTDGLIAGEAKPDEDEFVELMHITVEEAQQLIESGEICDAKTIMAVYAWKLESRT
- a CDS encoding M20/M25/M40 family metallo-hydrolase — protein: MVQQDRIVTEFIELVQVDSETKHERMICDVLKAKFSELGLTVVEDDAASKTDHEAGNIVATLPGTVDGTTIYFTCHMDTVVPGKGIKPDIKDGYIVSDGTTILGSDDKAGIAAMFEALRVLKETSTPHATIQFLITVGEESGLQGVKVFDPSLLEAKYGFSLDSNGKVGDIIIAAPNQAKITAVIHGRSAHAGVNPEAGISAIQVASKAISRMPLGRVDSETTANIGSFEGVGPTNVVCEKAMVHAEARSLVKEKLDAQLEKMKRAFEETAAEFGARAEVDIEIAYPGFKFSEADQVVQKAIAGVKAVGRKPRLLASGGGSDANVLSGHGIPTANLAIGYEDIHTTKEKIPVEELVKTAELVVALCKEAVAE
- a CDS encoding acyl-CoA carboxylase subunit beta, producing the protein MYEKIDEMYERRRKVELGGGDKRIDAQHNRGKLTARERIDLFLDRDTFVELNPFIEHRTTNFGMEKMEGPGEGVVTGYGKVNGRLVFIFSQDFTVFGGALGEMHAQKIAKVMDLAAKNGAPMIGLNDSGGARIQEGVESLDGYGHVFYRNSVYSGVIPQISVIMGPCAGGAVYSPAITDFVCMVEKTSQMFITGPKVIEAVTGEKISSENLGGAKVHASISGNAHLTSPSESEMLDEIRRLLSFLPQNNMEDAPAVPYERKKNDGWDDELAEIVPIATTKVYDVRKVIERIVDNGDFMEIQPDFAKNIVIGFGRIDGHSVGLIANQPKFMAGGLDINSSDKLSRFIRFCDAFNIPLITFEDVSGFFPGINQEHGGIIRHGAKILYAYSEATVPKITVILRKAFGGAYVALNSKAIGADIVYAWPNAEIAVMGAEGAANIIFAREIENSENPAETRQAKIAEYRDQFSNPYVAARRGMVDDVIDPRETRQKLQEALEMLRNKREMRPAKKHGNIPL
- the mce gene encoding methylmalonyl-CoA epimerase, translated to MEKKIRVLVAKPGLDGHDRGALVIAQALRDEGMEVIYTGLRQTPAQIVASAIQEDVSVIGLSCLSGAHNELFPEVIRLLKEQGADDILVIGGGVIPDEDIPFLEESGVAHVFTPGTNTSDAADFIRHKLGVAEAGTEPLMSSPQKIEHIGIAVKSIDESLKFYTQVLGLKLTGFETVESEKVRVAFLEIGESHIELLEPTSPESAIAKFIEKKGEGIHHVALKVDNQKERLATLKEAGVKLITETPKLGAHNNMVAFLHPKATGGVLLELCEKADSAPLEGHADKH
- a CDS encoding acyl-CoA mutase large subunit family protein translates to MGKNKGKKALQSWREKVEARLAKVPERKETFTNSSGMEVDRVYLPNELTEEYMEKSGLPGEYPYTRGVQPTMYRGRFWTMRQYAGFGSAEETNKRFKYLLEQGQTGLSCAFDLPTQIGYDSDDAMSTGEVGKVGVAIDSLEDMELLLDGIPLDKVSTSMTINAPASVLLAMYIAVGEKQGVSSEKLSGTIQNDILKEYIARGTYIFPPKPSMRLITDIFEYCANNVPKWNTISISGYHIREAGSTAVQEVAFTLADAVAYVEAAIQAGLGVDDFAPQLSFFFNGHNNFFEEIAKFRAARRIWSRLMKEKYQAKNPKSWQFRVHTQTGGSTLTAQQPDNNIVRVTVQALAAVLGGTQSLHTNSRDEALALPTEESARIALRTQQIIAYETGVTDTVDPLAGSYFVESLTDQIEQQVLDYMKKIEDIGGAVAAVEQGYMQREIHEKAYEFQKQVESGEEVVVGVNKFRIEGEKQPELLRVDPSLGKVQRAKLEELRARRDNDKVQAALEALRTGAQGTDNLMPLILDAVRVYATIGEICGVLREEFGEYRAV
- a CDS encoding dihydrolipoamide acetyltransferase family protein, which encodes MATEVLMPQLGESVTEGTIARWLVKPGDYVKKYEPLCEVTTDKVNAEVPSTVEGKVTQLVAEEGDTLAVGALICYIEVEGDAPAPEAKPQTASTSPAAQTASAPSVPQQAAGAPAAAKVSGKRYSPAVMRLAQENGIDLNQVSGTGSEGRITRKDVLAFIENGGASAAPGAVAASPQIAAQTAEEEMPSVQTTAVSAPPVAQPSAPVSRPQTVSVPSYPGDTQIPVTPVRRAIANRMTQSKHEAPHAWTMMEVDLTNLVKMRNRVKGEFKAKEGFNLTFLPFFIKAVVESIKEYPIMNSVWAGENIVLRKNINISIAVATDDALYVPVIKDADQKSIYGIARAVDELAAKTRAGKLTPDDMAGGTFTVNNTGSFGSVLSTPIINYPQAAIISIESIVKRPVVIDDMIAIRDMVNICLSLDHRVLDGLVCGRFLQSVKQKLEAYSLDTSIY
- a CDS encoding alpha-ketoacid dehydrogenase subunit beta, whose amino-acid sequence is MAVISYIDAVTQALREEMRRDPKVFVLGEDVGVRGGVFRATSGLYEEFGEQRVIDTPLAESAIAGVAIGAAAYGMRPVAEMQFADFIMPAFNQIISEAAKMRYRSNNDWHCPLVIRAPYGGGVHGALYHSQSVEALFTSTPGLKVVAPSTPYDAKGMLKAAIRDEDPVLFFEHKRCYRLIKGEVPETDYVVPLGKSDVKREGTDITVISYGLTLHFALQAAEKLAEEGISAHILDLRTLYPLDVEGIVEAVKKTGKVLIIHEDNKSGGVGGEVAAVIAEHCLFDLDAPIQRLAGPDVPAMPYSPPMEKFFMLNPDKVATAMRELAAF
- a CDS encoding DUF3866 family protein, with product MITWAYGTVLRIVRTEKAMQEIKVEIEGEEARALHYPQWLGEVEEGEQVLLNTTAVTLGLGSGGYHFVAARSDEKDIGTPLQQAHRQSGHIMKGRYTPFQHAVLAAEEPDSPHHAQFAAVEEDVLKGMPVVVGELHSMLPAFALALHNSKGRSPYRLVYIMSEGGAQPLALSQHVRALRQSGRLCAAITYGHGFGGDSECVNLYTALAAARLVWQADVVIVAPGPGTVGTATPFGFSGMEQIAIVQAVRSLGGIPILLPRVSKADKRTRHQGISHHTQTVLRFLRETPLVINTTQELVDEWGEQSVYHTVILHETLPAERWEELTADYEIPLITMNRGVEEDGLFFAHMYYAACFLRAMDFSSPLWFNKQENAHYLSEMRLEDE